The Nitrospiraceae bacterium DNA window GCTCGTGGAGCGCTGGCGGCAGACCTACAACCGGATTCGGCCCCACAGCGCCCTGGGCTATCGTCCGCCGGCACCGGAAGCCATCGCGCCACGGTGCGCGTGAGTCACATTGCAAGTGGTACAACTACAGGGGGCAGGTCACTTCTCTCCTCACTTGATGCAGCCTCACCCTCAGCCGTCTGTGATGTGGGAAAATCCTGATGGGCCTCATCATGCTAGTTTCCCTTTGATCCAAGCCGAGGCACACAGTCCGGTAGCGGACATTCTCGAGAACCGCTCATTCGATTAACCGAGTCCTCTCAATCTGTTAGTGGCCGCCAGGAGAGTCGCTGGATGAATGCGAATCTCCAGCAGGCGCCGCAGGTGTGCCAACCGGGGCTGTTGGGGTGGGTTGCGAGGCTTCCTTTTTCTTTAAATCGATGACGGTGGAGGCAAAATTACGCTCTTTTGCGAGGATCGCGAGACTA harbors:
- a CDS encoding integrase core domain-containing protein; its protein translation is LVERWRQTYNRIRPHSALGYRPPAPEAIAPRCA